The nucleotide sequence ACGTCATTTTCTTTTCCTTTATTGCCCGCAACTTTTTCTTTATTTCCAGTATTTTCTTCTGCATTTCCTGAACCTCATCGATCTTCTTTTGATTAGTAAGTTCCTTTCTGTTTTTCAGATAGGGAGCAAGTTCATCTCTCATCTTGTTTTCTTCAGAATCCAAATCacttatctgttcttctatgccGTCAACGTACCTACCATACTGAACCAACGGATGCTCTAGAAGTTGGAGCATGGAACTCAGGGACGTTGTCCACCCCGTGCCTGGCACCAAGCACTGACGTAGACGGCGGATACGCGAGTCCATGAAGATTTTGCCCAGGTTATCGTCCACGGCCATCCTGTCCTCGTTGCCGAACAATACCACATCACTCAGAAAACACTTCTTCCCACTGTCGCCGCCACCGGAGGAGGACTCCTCGATGAGACAAAGGACCCGAGACGCGACCTCCACCACCGCGGTGTTCGTCGGGGCGCAGGTCACTGTCCGGTGGCTCTTGATCAGCATGGACCACAGGAGGGCGCTGATGGTCTTCGTCTTCCCCGTCCCAGGAGGTCCCCAGATGAGGCGCACGGGGCAGCCCGGCTGCTCCACTGCTGAAACGCAGTCGTCCACCGCCTTGAGTTGTGAGTCGTTTAGCCCGAAATTTCCAAGGTCACCAAGCTCCCCATCAAGATAAAACGAAGCTGCTGTAGATGATGGCTCTTTCTGATCTTTGCCAAACTGTCATcggaaaaaggaaacaaaaatccACATCATATAAAAGTAAAGAAACACAGCAGTGTTCTGTAGCTAGTGATTAGAGAACTGGGTTAATGCATAATACCTTTGGATCGAGCAACTTCTCAATGACGCTAGTGTTCCTACATGCTGCCGCATGCACATCCACAGCGTTCAGTATGCGGTTATACGCGGTCATGTTGATCAAGAACACTGCGAAAAGAGGCGGCCCTTCCTCAGGCCTCCGCGACAGCCGCACGAccgtgccgtcgccgccgccatcggCTTTCAGCACCGAGCCGATCAAGTAGGAGCTGCCAGTGCGGCCCAGGTCCGAGCTGTGCCGGGGCTTCCGATCCGTCAGCACCAGCACGTCGGCGTCCTTCGGGGCGTATACCTGGTCCCGCTGCGTCGTCTGGGGATCGGCCTTCCTGACCACGATGCTGAAGATGGCCTGGCCCGGGTCCGTGccaagctgctccatcctcagcaCCTCGGTTGCCGGCGTGTGCTTGATTCCTTCCAGCGCGGAGCACAGGTCGGCACGGGTCTCCTCGATCAGCGGTAACGTGAAGGACTCCATGTAGCTCCGCAGTGAAGTGAAGGTCTTGGGTATTTTCTTAACCTGCATTTGTCATCAGCATGGATTTGTTACTGGTCATTTACGTAGTAGTAGTAGCTCGTCGACTGACAAGTTCAGGTTTGTTCCTCAATAAAATACATCAGGTTTATCTGACAAATTAAAAGACTCCTAAACCAGAACAATAAAAATTGATACATACATTTCTGTTCTGCTTGAAAAAAGGAAAGATGAACGAAATTGACAAGTGTAGGTCAATCAGAATAAAAACTGGCATATATGCATTTCTGTTCTGCTTGATAAACTGGCAAAGATAAAAGGGTAAGTTGAAAAGGCAGATGCTCACCTTTTTCTTTAATAGATTCTTGTTCAGGACATCTTGTAGCGTCCACGAGAACATGTGCTTCTCCAGCTCGCTCTGCTCCCACGCCCCGTACCTGCTACCGCTAGTCGCCTTCCCCCTCACAGACTTGCCACGAaacacgtcgtcgtcgtcgctgtcgTAGTAGTCGCTCATCGTGCCGAACTCTGGCGAGTGAAGAAAGCGGTTGACCTCCTGCAGACTACACAGCAGTGCGTGGTTTGCTGTGTGCAGGAACGCAAGGAGTTGGTGATTTATAGGGGAACCCAGTGGGATCATGCCGTAGTGCTGAGTAACTTTGAGTTGGAATGCCAGAGGCCAAGCGATTAACCAAATGCAATCGCCGTTACGTTTCTCAGTGTTGGGCTGCATCGTGCGGATGAGTGATGACCATTTAATTCATTCATCGCTGTGATAGACTGATAGGATAGGAAGCGAGGACCTGTTGATCCATCGGAAAATCGAGCGGTCACACAGGAACTGCTGCCACTGCCATAGTGCCATATGCGCGTGAATTGACCACCGTGTACGTACGTTTCCTACTTTTCGTTTGAGTTCGTTTGATTTATAAGTTGTATGTTTTCagttaataaatagtatttttctttcacgttAAATCAACTAATAGTATTTCCAGCTATGACTTATCATCCAAATAAACCTAAACAAAGGGTGTTTCCTGGTTCTTACCTGATCAACTTTACGAGATGCACTGGACCAGTACACAATAATATCGATTCTAGTTCTTTTGGACTGTATAATAGTTGTTCGTTTCTTATCTTTCCCTAATACCAGGGAATGATTTTTTTAGtatatccattttgctatgcatctagatataataatatgtctatatatataacaaaaatggatgaactaaaaaagtgaaaacgacttataatttgaaacggatgaATTATCTTCTTATTTTCTCTTATTTCCTGTATTTTCTTTTTGATCCGTCTCTTTATCCGTTTCGTTTTTTTACGGTTCCATCTCTTTTTCTTTTCGTTCTTTTTTTTCTCCTTCTGCCTAAAGTAGAGCCGTAGAGGAGGGAATAATAAAGGCAAATCAGAAAATTTTAACgtaaaaatagaaaattgaaTGCATAACTTTAGCTTTTGGTTAATATATAGATTATTTTACCACCAAATTATTGTTATGCTTCTTATGAGCTTTGTGCATAAGTCATCCTATTGATCATGTCCCAGCATGTTACGAAGTTACGTATTTCAAGATGAATGAGAACGCACGACAGCGATACTGAATAAATCTTCCAGTTACATGTTGTACAGACGATTGTACGTTCTGTTAGAAGCACAGATATTTTTGCTAGTTTTCATTCACGAATCATCCCTGACAAAAAGATTTGTCGAATTCTTGTGCTTCAGAATTTGGATTCTAGTAC is from Miscanthus floridulus cultivar M001 chromosome 7, ASM1932011v1, whole genome shotgun sequence and encodes:
- the LOC136464155 gene encoding uncharacterized ATP-dependent helicase C29A10.10c-like — encoded protein: MFSWTLQDVLNKNLLKKKVKKIPKTFTSLRSYMESFTLPLIEETRADLCSALEGIKHTPATEVLRMEQLGTDPGQAIFSIVVRKADPQTTQRDQVYAPKDADVLVLTDRKPRHSSDLGRTGSSYLIGSVLKADGGGDGTVVRLSRRPEEGPPLFAVFLINMTAYNRILNAVDVHAAACRNTSVIEKLLDPKFGKDQKEPSSTAASFYLDGELGDLGNFGLNDSQLKAVDDCVSAVEQPGCPVRLIWGPPGTGKTKTISALLWSMLIKSHRTVTCAPTNTAVVEVASRVLCLIEESSSGGGDSGKKCFLSDVVLFGNEDRMAVDDNLGKIFMDSRIRRLRQCLVPGTGWTTSLSSMLQLLEHPLVQYGRYVDGIEEQISDLDSEENKMRDELAPYLKNRKELTNQKKIDEVQEMQKKILEIKKKLRAIKEKKMTFKTYFQSNYTRLVNDLRRCLETFGNDLPRSAASEENFRCMAEVPPLLDAFGELVWSEPDEKLQALFENDEDGGILSLFRRLVTQVQADVSFELKEARSSCVKKLRHLSLNFELPEMYENRTVEEFLLQRAKSVLCTASSSYRLHWLPKAQPFDVVVVDEAAQLKECESLIPLQLPGVRHAVLIGDEYQLPALVKSKVCEDAEFGRSLFVRLTSLGQPKHLLDVQYRMHPWISKFPVESFYDGRITDGPNVLSRNYERRHLTGPMYGSYSFINVDGGNESTGKHDRSLINAVEAAAVVRILQRLFKESVDTNRAVRVGVVSPYKGQVRAIQEKIAGAAFAAHEGLFSVKVRSVDGFQGAEEDVIIFSTVRSNTAGKIGFLADINRTNVALTRAK